In Achromobacter spanius, the following proteins share a genomic window:
- the tagF gene encoding type VI secretion system-associated protein TagF: MSHPQSPMFRTAYFGKIPSRGDFVKNTSHPQLMATLDAWVANTMEILAQDPHWKTLYDEAQPVPFAVLGSRGKLAIAGHLQPSRDQSGRRFPFITATSVEVARPLDFIARSPLAFSRMWNRMGSAAAQLMLPGDPAAALQTLNDLEGEIRTAADDGFDAFVDLQTIERVEAMLRSNGHAASVHDIVLALGILLAPVMSSGSSQLDTGLALPLPDDPLYINLVATYWMTLIAPFLTRADFEIAMFVGQVAGKHRLVVGFRGASPQTLASLLSTPQTLAQHYIVLESAPWVRDHVSASHGLAKLSSYLDQPRLSLRQALETFREVFIGA; encoded by the coding sequence ATGAGCCATCCGCAGTCACCCATGTTCCGTACGGCATACTTCGGCAAAATCCCGTCGCGCGGCGACTTCGTCAAGAACACCTCGCACCCCCAGCTGATGGCGACGCTGGATGCATGGGTCGCCAACACCATGGAGATCCTGGCGCAGGATCCCCACTGGAAGACGCTGTACGACGAGGCCCAGCCCGTGCCCTTCGCGGTGCTGGGCTCGCGCGGCAAGCTGGCCATAGCAGGCCACTTGCAGCCCAGCCGCGACCAGTCCGGGCGGCGCTTTCCGTTCATCACCGCGACTTCGGTGGAAGTGGCGCGCCCGCTGGATTTCATTGCGCGCAGCCCGCTGGCGTTCAGCCGCATGTGGAACCGCATGGGTAGCGCCGCCGCGCAATTGATGCTGCCCGGCGACCCGGCCGCCGCGCTACAGACGCTGAACGATCTTGAAGGCGAAATCCGCACCGCCGCCGACGATGGCTTTGACGCCTTTGTCGACCTGCAAACCATCGAGCGCGTCGAGGCCATGCTGCGCAGCAACGGCCATGCCGCCAGCGTGCACGACATTGTGTTGGCGCTGGGCATACTGCTGGCGCCCGTGATGTCCAGCGGATCATCGCAGTTGGACACGGGCCTGGCCCTGCCGCTGCCGGACGACCCGCTCTACATCAATCTGGTCGCCACGTACTGGATGACGCTGATTGCGCCGTTCCTGACCCGCGCCGACTTCGAGATTGCGATGTTCGTTGGGCAGGTGGCGGGCAAGCATCGGCTGGTGGTGGGCTTTCGTGGCGCCTCGCCGCAAACGCTGGCCAGCCTGCTGTCCACGCCGCAGACCTTGGCGCAGCACTACATCGTGCTGGAAAGCGCCCCCTGGGTGCGCGACCACGTCAGCGCCAGCCATGGCCTGGCCAAGCTGTCGAGCTATCTGGATCAACCGCGGCTTTCCTTGCGCCAGGCGCTGGAAACGTTCCGCGAAGTCTTTATCGGAGCCTAG
- a CDS encoding OmpA family protein, protein MRTLILALAAALSCAAHAQDAATVVPANVIPQPGQVVASGAVPDEATKADVLARLQKVYGVGNVIDRIDVGGVVAPPNWSQHVSKLLDSPLKQINRGQLEIDGTQIRLRGEVDNEASRQQIASTFATSLNPTYKIVNGLRVSASKDEQDVLDNLLSDRVVEFETGSTRLTSRGRELLDRVADAVPKLRADKIQIIGHTDSSGSRSTNLALSQARADAVRDYLVDKGLPVSRFEAMGAGPDQPVATNATAEGRAKNRRIEFRAAR, encoded by the coding sequence ATGCGCACGCTTATTCTTGCCCTGGCCGCCGCCCTGTCCTGCGCGGCCCATGCCCAGGATGCCGCCACGGTGGTTCCGGCCAACGTCATTCCCCAACCCGGCCAGGTGGTGGCCAGCGGCGCCGTGCCCGACGAGGCCACCAAGGCCGACGTGCTGGCGCGTCTGCAAAAGGTCTATGGCGTGGGCAACGTGATCGACCGCATCGACGTGGGCGGCGTGGTGGCGCCGCCAAACTGGTCGCAACACGTGAGCAAGCTGCTGGACAGCCCGCTCAAGCAGATCAACCGTGGCCAGCTTGAAATCGACGGCACGCAGATCCGCCTGCGCGGCGAGGTCGACAACGAAGCGTCGCGGCAGCAGATTGCCAGCACGTTCGCCACGTCCTTGAACCCCACCTACAAGATCGTCAACGGCCTGCGCGTATCGGCCAGCAAGGACGAACAGGATGTGCTGGACAACCTGCTGAGCGACCGCGTCGTGGAGTTCGAGACGGGCAGCACGCGCCTGACCTCTCGCGGCCGCGAACTGCTGGACCGCGTGGCCGACGCGGTGCCCAAGCTGCGCGCCGACAAGATCCAGATCATCGGGCATACCGATAGTTCAGGCAGCCGCAGCACCAACCTGGCGCTAAGCCAGGCGCGCGCGGATGCGGTGCGTGATTATCTGGTGGACAAGGGCCTGCCGGTCTCGCGCTTCGAGGCCATGGGCGCAGGCCCCGACCAGCCGGTGGCCACCAACGCCACGGCGGAGGGACGCGCGAAGAACCGGCGCATCGAGTTCCGCGCCGCGCGCTGA
- the tssA gene encoding type VI secretion system protein TssA, which yields MTDINALLLPIPGDAPCGVDLVFSPEFDAIREARRHDDPQLDQGDWVIDLKEADWPEVARICSEVLRNRSKDIRIASWLAEAWAKTRGFAGLRDGYLLIDGLCRDYWEGLHPVPEDGDVQQRVGNLAWLLSRSQQLIGEIPLTQADGARYGAVLWEAASQLANAVKRTPDNANELTRGKLTLDRFDAARRDTPPSFYSELDTQLEGCAQALAQLERTLDERLGDESPAFSRVREALRNVTELAHRFARDAGLLVRADITPAPTPTSTQGAPAVPTRVEPTLTAVNAFPGAENSSTAPAGDAVPHAARGPIQTREQALAQLREVADFFRRTEPHSPVAYLADKAASWGEMSLHLWLRTVVKNDETLSGLEELLGIKKAGENS from the coding sequence ATGACCGACATCAACGCTTTGTTGCTACCGATACCCGGCGATGCGCCCTGCGGCGTGGACCTGGTGTTTTCCCCCGAGTTCGACGCCATCCGCGAAGCGCGTCGGCACGACGACCCCCAGCTGGACCAGGGCGATTGGGTCATAGACCTGAAAGAAGCCGATTGGCCGGAAGTCGCGCGCATCTGTTCCGAAGTCTTGCGCAATCGCAGCAAGGACATCCGCATTGCCTCGTGGTTGGCCGAAGCCTGGGCCAAGACGCGCGGCTTTGCGGGCCTGCGCGACGGCTACCTGTTGATCGACGGCCTGTGCCGCGACTATTGGGAAGGCCTGCATCCCGTGCCCGAGGATGGCGACGTGCAGCAGCGCGTGGGCAACCTGGCGTGGTTGTTGTCGCGTTCGCAGCAACTGATCGGCGAGATTCCGCTGACGCAGGCCGACGGCGCGCGTTACGGCGCGGTGCTGTGGGAAGCCGCCAGCCAACTGGCCAACGCCGTCAAGCGCACGCCCGACAATGCCAACGAACTGACCCGGGGCAAGCTCACGCTTGACCGTTTTGATGCCGCGCGGCGCGACACCCCGCCGTCGTTCTATTCCGAACTGGACACCCAACTGGAGGGTTGCGCCCAGGCGCTGGCGCAGCTTGAGCGCACGCTGGACGAGCGCTTGGGCGACGAGAGCCCGGCGTTTTCGCGGGTGCGTGAAGCGCTGCGCAACGTTACCGAACTGGCGCACCGGTTTGCGCGCGACGCGGGCCTGCTGGTGCGCGCCGACATCACGCCAGCGCCGACACCAACGTCGACTCAGGGGGCGCCCGCCGTTCCCACCCGTGTGGAGCCCACCTTGACTGCTGTCAACGCATTCCCCGGCGCCGAAAACTCTTCCACCGCACCGGCCGGCGACGCCGTGCCGCATGCCGCGCGCGGCCCGATCCAGACGCGCGAGCAAGCCCTGGCGCAGTTGCGCGAGGTGGCCGATTTCTTCCGCCGCACCGAGCCGCACAGCCCCGTCGCCTATCTGGCCGACAAAGCCGCAAGCTGGGGCGAGATGTCCTTGCACCTGTGGCTGCGCACCGTGGTCAAGAACGACGAGACCCTGTCGGGCCTGGAAGAGTTGCTGGGCATCAAGAAGGCGGGCGAGAACTCCTGA